The following coding sequences lie in one Candidatus Nitrospira allomarina genomic window:
- a CDS encoding Flp family type IVb pilin, translated as MQTILLNHCHQWVKNFLVDEEGATAIEYALLASLIGATALSAQAALGNAVGNMYTQVMGVIAGALGS; from the coding sequence ATGCAGACAATTCTCCTGAATCATTGTCATCAATGGGTAAAAAACTTCCTCGTTGATGAAGAAGGTGCCACGGCAATTGAATACGCACTCTTGGCCTCACTGATCGGTGCCACGGCATTGAGTGCTCAAGCAGCTTTGGGAAATGCGGTTGGGAACATGTATACGCAAGTCATGGGTGTCATCGCGGGGGCCTTGGGGAGTTAG
- the ybgF gene encoding tol-pal system protein YbgF has translation MDYQQVLSSLRQQVTQHEQQVADLRRQLDLKSQQRDAQAQQVQANFEEVRRSIQSVVGTLEKFSVTFGGRLDEHEQKLSRMAGQPGSPLSSNAYMHESLDPSARGGVGRDFLSQRTPLSPRSDAMAGSQSPKESSRPVVTGSVAAYAPTSQLSRTLPAPVGTSEAGSSRPVDTRNAQVLYDRSMSLLRQGNFAEASTGFSTFLRTFADSPLASNAQYWLGECYYGERRFQEAIDEFERVFAFYPSSNKVPASLLKIAYSHMELRELPMARSVFQQLVRTHPQSPEAEKAYGRLQEVNTFLDNPS, from the coding sequence GTGGATTATCAACAGGTGCTATCTTCTCTTCGTCAACAAGTTACCCAACATGAGCAGCAGGTCGCAGATTTACGCAGACAACTTGATCTCAAATCTCAACAACGTGATGCCCAGGCGCAGCAAGTTCAGGCAAATTTTGAAGAGGTTCGGCGAAGTATACAGTCGGTGGTAGGGACGTTAGAAAAATTCAGCGTCACATTCGGGGGGCGATTGGATGAACACGAGCAAAAACTCTCTCGCATGGCTGGACAACCCGGGAGCCCCCTTTCCTCAAATGCTTATATGCACGAAAGCCTCGATCCGTCGGCGCGGGGAGGGGTAGGCCGAGATTTCCTTTCTCAACGCACTCCACTATCGCCTCGGTCGGATGCAATGGCTGGCTCACAATCCCCAAAGGAGAGTTCTCGTCCGGTTGTGACCGGGTCGGTTGCCGCGTATGCTCCCACATCCCAGCTATCGAGAACGTTGCCGGCTCCGGTAGGGACTTCAGAGGCGGGTTCTTCCCGTCCTGTCGATACCCGAAACGCTCAGGTGCTATACGACCGGTCGATGTCGCTTCTTCGTCAGGGGAACTTTGCCGAGGCTTCCACTGGGTTTTCGACATTTTTGCGAACATTTGCTGACTCTCCCTTGGCTTCCAATGCACAATACTGGTTGGGTGAATGTTATTACGGCGAAAGACGGTTTCAAGAAGCCATTGATGAATTTGAACGAGTATTTGCCTTTTACCCTTCCAGCAATAAAGTGCCGGCATCTCTACTGAAAATCGCCTATTCGCACATGGAATTACGCGAATTACCCATGGCTCGGTCAGTCTTTCAACAACTTGTACGAACTCATCCCCAAAGCCCAGAAGCCGAGAAAGCGTATGGTCGTCTACAAGAAGTGAATACCTTCCTCGATAATCCTTCCTAA
- a CDS encoding phosphatase PAP2 family protein, translating into MMRLGNLTLGKPFLWPVERFLRNTIFVLAIFDLAVILVRKIGFDWFSYTLFFALGIFIITVGLFYRSSGRSERISMTLMATGMLLLFTIVLSVFGYLLLPLWREPIDPFLVQIDAWFGYSWPDIVQFAGRHPLFNELTRYAYLSSIPQMALLFIILGFGGKQKELHVFILSITASGLATLGFWALFPAFGTSVLYDISGTIEQAARPLVGSSYGAELLRLGAEGPKFISPKDMEGLVAFPSYHTIMAVLAMYAARTTRWWFPILIVINLFVLPGVLIHGGHHLIDVFGGVLTAACIIYVARQVVPGKEIQADGVFVAPEQEMAFSKCSTDMPGLHP; encoded by the coding sequence ATGATGAGACTGGGAAACTTGACTCTTGGAAAACCCTTTCTATGGCCGGTTGAACGATTTTTACGCAATACCATTTTCGTGCTCGCGATCTTCGACCTTGCCGTGATTCTTGTGCGCAAAATTGGCTTTGATTGGTTTTCCTATACCCTATTTTTTGCCTTGGGAATTTTCATCATTACTGTGGGACTGTTCTATCGTTCAAGCGGGCGTAGTGAGCGTATCTCCATGACACTGATGGCCACTGGCATGCTTCTTCTGTTTACAATTGTGCTATCAGTTTTCGGTTATCTGTTGCTCCCGCTTTGGCGAGAACCCATTGATCCGTTTCTGGTCCAAATCGATGCTTGGTTCGGGTATTCATGGCCAGACATTGTTCAATTTGCCGGTCGCCATCCATTGTTTAATGAATTGACGCGTTATGCTTATTTATCTTCCATCCCGCAAATGGCATTACTTTTTATTATTTTAGGATTTGGAGGCAAGCAAAAAGAACTCCATGTCTTCATCCTTTCAATTACCGCTTCAGGTCTGGCAACCCTTGGATTTTGGGCGCTGTTTCCGGCATTTGGCACCAGCGTGCTCTATGATATTTCCGGCACAATTGAGCAGGCGGCGAGACCGCTTGTTGGCTCGTCCTATGGTGCCGAACTATTGCGTCTAGGGGCTGAAGGACCAAAATTCATTTCTCCAAAGGATATGGAAGGCCTGGTGGCTTTTCCCTCGTATCACACGATCATGGCCGTTTTGGCTATGTATGCAGCACGCACCACTCGCTGGTGGTTTCCCATACTGATCGTCATCAATCTGTTCGTCCTTCCAGGAGTGCTTATCCATGGAGGGCATCACCTGATCGACGTATTCGGTGGTGTATTGACTGCCGCCTGCATCATTTACGTGGCAAGGCAGGTTGTGCCTGGAAAGGAAATCCAGGCTGACGGAGTATTTGTCGCTCCCGAACAGGAGATGGCGTTCAGTAAATGTTCCACAGACATGCCGGGGTTACACCCGTAA
- a CDS encoding glycoside hydrolase family 15 protein: MSYKNIGDYGIIGDLHTIALVGIDGSIDWCCLPRFDSPSLFGAILDHKIGGYFKIAPVTHGNTRQMYLPETNILLTRFLQHDGVGELTDFMPIESDEAGYRPRRHQIIRMLSVVRGTVTFRLECAPAFNFGRNPHDIETRPKGIIFQSGDQSVGLVSPIPLHTRENFAYQEFTLHQGESLTFFLEYLEGKNGDQLLSTPESGDEAFRNTSAFWQRWLAQCQYDGRWREVVHRSALALKLLTYAPTGAIVAAPTTSLPENIGGPRNWDYRYTWIRDAAFSIYGLLRLGFTVEASRFMDWLNARCCELNPDGSIQLMYGIDGRRNLTEEELPHLDGHRSSRPVRIGNGAASQLQMDMYGALMDAVYLYNKHGASISYDLWVNLCRLLDFVCDNWEQPDEGIWEVRGGRRHFVYSKVMCWVALDRGIRLADKRGFPGNRARWMEERDRIYREIMARGWNAEIGAFVQSYDSEALDAANLIMPLVFFVSPTDPRMLSTIDRTLEQLSLGSLVYRYENGKAASDGLDSEEGTFSMCTFWLVEALTKAGRLTEARLIFEKMLSYGNHLRLYAEEVSHSGEQLGNFPQAFTHFGLITAACNLDLALNTKRAAHTVVRRNRPSV; encoded by the coding sequence ATGAGTTATAAAAATATCGGTGATTACGGCATTATTGGAGATCTCCACACCATTGCCCTTGTTGGGATCGATGGATCGATTGATTGGTGTTGCCTCCCACGATTTGACTCCCCTAGCCTGTTTGGAGCCATTCTTGATCACAAAATTGGAGGGTATTTCAAGATTGCTCCCGTCACACATGGCAATACCCGACAAATGTACCTGCCGGAAACCAATATTCTGCTGACCCGGTTTCTGCAACATGATGGTGTTGGCGAACTCACTGATTTCATGCCCATCGAATCAGACGAAGCTGGATACCGGCCTCGCCGCCACCAAATTATCCGAATGCTCTCAGTGGTCCGTGGAACCGTCACCTTTCGACTTGAATGCGCACCCGCTTTTAATTTTGGCCGGAACCCTCATGACATCGAGACCAGACCGAAAGGCATCATCTTTCAGTCCGGAGATCAATCCGTGGGATTGGTCAGCCCCATTCCCCTTCATACGCGGGAAAATTTCGCGTATCAAGAATTCACACTCCATCAGGGCGAAAGCCTGACGTTTTTTTTGGAATACCTGGAAGGCAAAAACGGCGACCAGCTGTTATCCACCCCTGAATCCGGCGACGAAGCCTTTCGAAATACATCCGCCTTCTGGCAGCGCTGGCTGGCACAATGCCAATACGATGGGCGATGGCGGGAAGTGGTTCACCGTTCCGCCTTAGCCCTCAAACTGCTGACCTATGCCCCCACCGGAGCCATTGTGGCGGCTCCCACAACCAGTCTTCCGGAAAATATCGGGGGTCCCCGAAATTGGGACTATCGTTATACCTGGATTCGGGATGCAGCCTTTTCTATATACGGGCTATTACGCCTGGGATTTACGGTGGAAGCCAGTCGATTCATGGATTGGCTCAATGCCCGTTGTTGCGAACTCAATCCGGACGGATCCATCCAATTGATGTATGGCATCGACGGTCGTCGTAATCTGACCGAAGAAGAATTGCCCCATCTAGATGGCCACCGCAGTTCCCGCCCTGTACGCATCGGCAATGGAGCCGCGTCTCAACTGCAAATGGATATGTACGGCGCACTGATGGACGCGGTATATCTCTATAATAAACACGGCGCGTCCATTTCCTATGATCTCTGGGTAAACCTTTGTCGCCTCTTGGATTTTGTCTGCGACAATTGGGAGCAACCGGATGAAGGCATCTGGGAAGTCAGAGGAGGACGTCGTCATTTTGTCTATTCCAAAGTCATGTGTTGGGTGGCCTTAGATCGCGGCATTCGTCTGGCCGACAAACGAGGCTTTCCAGGCAACCGCGCCCGATGGATGGAGGAACGCGACCGGATCTACCGGGAAATTATGGCACGGGGTTGGAATGCGGAAATTGGAGCCTTCGTTCAATCCTACGATAGCGAAGCGTTGGATGCCGCCAACCTGATTATGCCTCTGGTCTTTTTTGTGTCTCCAACTGATCCTCGAATGCTCTCAACCATTGACCGCACACTCGAGCAACTGTCATTAGGGAGCCTCGTCTATCGTTATGAAAACGGGAAGGCCGCCTCAGATGGCCTGGACAGCGAAGAAGGCACCTTTAGCATGTGTACCTTTTGGTTAGTCGAAGCCCTGACCAAAGCGGGGCGATTGACGGAAGCACGACTGATCTTTGAAAAAATGTTAAGTTATGGTAATCATCTTCGTTTATATGCCGAGGAAGTCTCGCACTCGGGTGAACAGTTAGGAAATTTCCCGCAGGCCTTTACTCATTTTGGTCTCATAACGGCGGCCTGCAATCTTGATCTGGCTCTCAATACGAAACGTGCCGCCCACACTGTTGTGAGGCGTAATCGACCGTCCGTATGA
- the gnd gene encoding phosphogluconate dehydrogenase (NAD(+)-dependent, decarboxylating), with product MDIGFIGLGKMGMNMVTRLSQGGHRVVAYDRSATLISEAEKKGANPSSSLEDLITKLPKPRVVWVMVPSGKPTEETVQHLGQILEANDIIIDGGNTKFHDDVRRAADLHTRGIQYIDAGTSGGIWGLQIGYCLMVGGKQEPVKRLAPIFTTLAPENGWAHVGGHGAGHYVKMVHNGIEYSMMQGYAEGFELMSKSDYNLNLATIADLWMHGSVVRSWLLELAAGALKKDPKLEQLQGYVQDSGEGRWMIMDAIEKDVPVPTLTTALFTRFRSRQDTSFAEKMLAALRKAFGGHSVRP from the coding sequence ATGGATATCGGTTTCATTGGACTTGGCAAAATGGGAATGAACATGGTCACCCGGTTGAGCCAAGGAGGACATCGGGTCGTGGCCTACGACCGGTCGGCCACCCTGATCAGTGAAGCCGAAAAAAAGGGGGCGAATCCGTCTTCATCCTTGGAAGACCTGATCACCAAATTACCGAAACCGCGAGTTGTCTGGGTCATGGTCCCCTCAGGTAAACCCACCGAAGAAACCGTACAACATCTCGGACAAATTTTGGAGGCCAACGATATCATCATCGATGGAGGCAATACGAAATTTCATGATGACGTTCGCCGCGCGGCCGACCTTCACACCCGTGGCATCCAGTATATTGATGCCGGAACCAGTGGGGGTATTTGGGGATTGCAAATCGGCTATTGCTTGATGGTCGGTGGAAAACAGGAACCCGTCAAGCGATTGGCCCCGATCTTCACAACCTTGGCTCCGGAAAATGGATGGGCCCATGTTGGGGGACATGGCGCGGGGCATTATGTGAAGATGGTTCACAATGGCATTGAATACAGTATGATGCAGGGATACGCGGAAGGGTTCGAACTGATGTCCAAGAGTGACTATAACCTGAATCTCGCCACAATCGCCGATCTCTGGATGCATGGCAGTGTGGTCAGGTCCTGGCTGCTTGAACTAGCGGCCGGAGCGCTCAAAAAAGATCCTAAACTGGAACAGTTACAAGGCTACGTCCAGGATTCCGGCGAGGGACGGTGGATGATAATGGATGCCATTGAAAAGGACGTACCGGTTCCCACTCTGACGACCGCTTTATTCACCCGATTCCGCTCGCGACAGGATACCTCCTTCGCGGAAAAAATGTTAGCAGCCCTGCGGAAGGCTTTTGGCGGACATAGCGTCCGACCATAA
- a CDS encoding aminoglycoside phosphotransferase family protein yields the protein MKPQTSLSLMGVDLSGVASTLRTHLPFPAQLEQCVPLAGDASNRRYYRLHLSMAPVSSVILMKLADPEGFKASEEAVSGAGGDVTELPFTNILKHLQKNGVQVPMLYFYDESCGLLYLEDFGDVTLAQAWQESTPAIGEDLYCKAVDQLVRLHLQASHPSSVPCVALTRSFDVPLYLWEFDHFLEYGIVAREGPMRVDDQVPVCEEFQKMAEWLASQPPVFTHRDYHSRNLMVDGERLGVIDFQDALMGPVTYDLASLLRDSYIALDEGVIDRLIIRYVEAMRQNLSFSQQSAMLFHDPEAFRRLFDFTSIQRNLKAAGRFVYIDRVKGNSRFLASIPHTLKNVRANLEKYPQLHRLLTHLSPYISEWR from the coding sequence ATGAAGCCTCAAACTTCCCTGTCTTTGATGGGTGTTGATCTCTCGGGTGTGGCCTCTACTCTCCGTACACATCTCCCATTTCCTGCCCAACTAGAGCAATGCGTGCCGTTGGCGGGGGATGCTTCGAATCGTCGTTATTACCGGTTGCACCTTTCCATGGCTCCCGTTTCCTCTGTGATTCTGATGAAGTTAGCCGATCCGGAAGGGTTTAAAGCTTCTGAGGAGGCCGTAAGTGGAGCCGGGGGAGACGTCACTGAATTGCCGTTCACGAATATTCTGAAACATCTGCAGAAGAATGGCGTTCAGGTACCTATGTTATATTTTTACGATGAATCCTGCGGCCTGCTCTATCTCGAAGATTTTGGAGACGTGACGCTGGCCCAAGCATGGCAGGAATCTACCCCGGCTATCGGGGAGGATCTATACTGTAAGGCTGTAGATCAGCTCGTTCGGCTTCATCTCCAGGCCTCACATCCTTCCAGTGTCCCCTGTGTGGCGTTGACAAGATCTTTTGATGTTCCCCTGTATCTCTGGGAGTTTGACCATTTTTTGGAATATGGCATTGTTGCGAGAGAGGGGCCCATGCGTGTCGACGACCAAGTGCCGGTTTGCGAGGAATTTCAGAAGATGGCCGAATGGTTAGCCTCGCAACCGCCTGTTTTTACCCATCGTGATTATCATTCCCGCAACTTAATGGTGGATGGGGAACGGCTTGGCGTCATTGATTTTCAAGATGCCTTGATGGGACCCGTGACATATGATTTGGCCTCTCTGCTGAGGGATTCCTATATCGCTCTTGATGAAGGGGTAATTGATCGTCTTATTATTCGTTACGTAGAAGCCATGCGCCAGAATCTATCATTTTCGCAACAATCGGCTATGTTATTCCATGATCCTGAAGCGTTTCGTCGGTTGTTTGACTTCACGAGTATTCAACGCAATCTAAAGGCTGCCGGTCGGTTTGTGTATATTGACCGAGTAAAGGGTAATTCACGCTTTTTGGCCTCAATTCCCCACACGCTAAAGAATGTTCGTGCCAATTTGGAAAAATATCCTCAACTCCATCGACTGCTCACCCATCTGTCTCCGTATATCTCTGAATGGCGTTAG
- a CDS encoding OmpA family protein, which translates to MTVHSWTRRIYVWVLVILMMMVTGCAHRSTHGVHKYGKKSGAPTLVASQGDFSTGSSEQALNKETSTGEGYFPEGTGALSDLLAEDPLIREDHTFDSGLTPSDSLNDYWGNRTRAEQLTAQSGLRDVHFEFDSFQLNEQAKATLVANAEWLKAHPYAEITIEGHCDDRGTASYNHVLGEKRAIRTKTYLTSLGVPGERLHVMSFGKENPACWDSTEPCFQKNRRAHLVLDISVASTPMPYVADRRDW; encoded by the coding sequence ATGACTGTTCATTCATGGACCCGCAGAATCTACGTTTGGGTACTAGTGATCCTGATGATGATGGTCACCGGGTGTGCCCATCGGTCCACACATGGAGTTCATAAGTATGGCAAAAAATCCGGTGCGCCAACTTTGGTGGCCTCGCAGGGAGATTTTTCAACGGGATCCTCGGAACAAGCATTAAACAAGGAGACGTCCACTGGAGAAGGGTATTTTCCTGAAGGGACAGGAGCGTTGTCCGACCTTCTTGCGGAAGATCCCTTGATTCGGGAGGACCACACATTCGACTCAGGTCTCACGCCTTCTGACTCTCTCAATGATTATTGGGGTAATCGTACTCGGGCCGAACAATTGACCGCACAAAGCGGCTTACGAGATGTGCATTTTGAATTTGATAGTTTTCAACTCAATGAACAAGCTAAGGCGACGTTAGTGGCCAACGCGGAGTGGCTAAAAGCTCATCCGTATGCTGAGATTACCATTGAAGGACATTGCGATGATCGCGGGACGGCTTCCTATAATCATGTTTTAGGTGAGAAGCGTGCCATTCGCACCAAAACCTACCTCACCAGTTTGGGAGTCCCCGGCGAGCGACTTCATGTGATGTCATTCGGCAAGGAGAATCCGGCCTGTTGGGATTCAACCGAACCGTGTTTCCAGAAGAATCGGCGCGCTCATCTCGTTCTAGATATTAGTGTGGCATCGACGCCAATGCCTTATGTCGCCGACCGCCGGGATTGGTAG
- a CDS encoding diguanylate cyclase domain-containing protein: MATFERLHHLLEQSLRDFQAESSDLSDTQEQELTQALHRLKGRLTQILSTTSEPPPLANLLSVRDQTVSLPARITLPEPSQIHFVTSCDGTILMANEVGSHILGMDLAEIGQVSIADYVAHEEWKILRGHLCAIDATPKILNRVLTILPTGRPSQKILCVVVPMLDQSQKVVAWHWGLTPEAESSSVQPFIQLVKSLESQLIAGQSVDMCLTQICDGLVRIFGFAFVWLTTMGKGCAPQLRAHAMTGEFDWETQGTLWWSQVSQQGELIQACEGSEISLLSPCCPSTSPMAWSPPGFRCHQTWGVPLALDEDCFGMLVVCSEGPQPVDPTVLGWLQVLGCEIERLMARGRQLDLWRLQSVAMGSVFDPVCVTDAQGRLEWGNDAYAALRGSSIQSLLGSPLNSFPHEELQDRMSLSDPSAQEFSYLKTEVMQTGSNGQSLVFEQVVTPLLNDQGDPIHFVVMLHDVTARKTQELLMKHHAYYDPLTDLPNRIMFKDRLEQSLAQARRNGTLLALFFLDLDNFKTINDYHGHQTGDRVLRIVAERLATCVRSTDTVARLCGDEFTVILQGLEHIQDIRQVALKILECLIPPIRLGKEKIPIQISIGISVYPKDSTDPHRLVEIADQAMYRAKERGGQCWYFATPEWNDE, from the coding sequence GTGGCCACTTTTGAACGACTCCATCACTTGCTCGAACAGTCTTTGAGAGATTTTCAAGCTGAATCGAGTGACCTTTCCGATACGCAAGAGCAGGAACTCACGCAGGCCCTTCACCGATTGAAGGGCCGACTCACCCAAATTCTTTCGACAACTTCCGAGCCACCCCCTCTTGCCAATTTACTTTCGGTTCGCGATCAGACGGTTTCGCTTCCCGCTCGGATTACTCTCCCCGAACCATCTCAGATCCATTTCGTGACTTCCTGTGATGGTACAATCCTCATGGCAAATGAGGTGGGGAGTCATATCCTGGGGATGGATCTGGCAGAAATAGGGCAGGTGTCCATTGCCGATTATGTTGCTCATGAGGAATGGAAGATTCTTCGAGGCCATCTTTGTGCGATTGATGCTACTCCGAAGATACTGAATAGAGTGCTGACAATTCTCCCAACAGGGAGACCATCGCAAAAGATCCTATGTGTGGTCGTGCCCATGCTTGATCAGTCGCAGAAGGTGGTCGCGTGGCATTGGGGATTGACTCCGGAGGCGGAATCCTCTTCCGTTCAGCCTTTTATCCAATTGGTGAAGAGTCTCGAATCCCAACTAATTGCCGGTCAGAGCGTGGATATGTGTCTGACGCAGATTTGTGATGGCCTTGTGCGGATTTTTGGTTTTGCTTTTGTGTGGCTGACTACTATGGGAAAGGGATGTGCGCCCCAGTTACGCGCACATGCGATGACTGGGGAGTTTGATTGGGAGACGCAAGGGACTCTGTGGTGGAGCCAGGTTTCGCAGCAAGGGGAGCTAATTCAGGCCTGCGAGGGTTCTGAAATATCACTACTTTCTCCGTGCTGTCCGTCCACAAGTCCCATGGCCTGGTCTCCGCCTGGATTCCGGTGTCATCAAACCTGGGGTGTCCCACTGGCTTTGGATGAGGATTGTTTCGGTATGCTGGTGGTGTGTTCTGAAGGTCCACAGCCGGTTGATCCGACGGTGCTTGGGTGGTTGCAAGTATTAGGTTGTGAGATCGAACGGTTGATGGCACGTGGAAGACAGCTGGATCTTTGGCGATTGCAAAGTGTGGCTATGGGCTCCGTATTTGATCCCGTCTGTGTGACAGATGCGCAAGGTCGTTTGGAATGGGGGAATGATGCCTATGCGGCCTTGCGTGGTTCCTCGATTCAATCGTTGTTGGGTTCTCCGTTGAATTCGTTCCCTCATGAGGAACTCCAAGACAGAATGTCCCTGTCAGATCCCTCTGCCCAAGAGTTCAGTTACCTAAAGACCGAGGTGATGCAAACGGGAAGCAATGGCCAATCTCTGGTTTTCGAGCAAGTGGTTACTCCTTTGCTCAATGATCAGGGGGACCCAATACATTTTGTCGTGATGTTGCATGATGTGACCGCTCGAAAGACACAAGAACTCCTGATGAAGCATCATGCCTATTACGATCCGTTAACCGATCTCCCAAATCGAATTATGTTTAAAGATCGCCTAGAACAGTCGTTGGCGCAAGCCAGGCGAAATGGGACCTTACTGGCATTATTCTTTTTGGATCTCGATAATTTTAAAACTATCAATGATTATCATGGACATCAAACCGGAGACCGTGTATTGCGTATCGTAGCGGAGCGGTTAGCAACTTGTGTGCGATCAACCGATACCGTCGCCCGATTGTGCGGGGATGAATTTACCGTTATTCTTCAAGGGCTTGAACATATTCAGGATATTCGTCAGGTGGCCCTGAAAATTTTAGAATGTCTTATTCCGCCCATTCGATTGGGAAAAGAAAAAATCCCTATACAGATTAGTATTGGAATTTCCGTCTATCCCAAAGATTCCACGGATCCCCATCGGTTGGTGGAAATTGCCGATCAGGCAATGTATCGGGCCAAAGAACGTGGTGGACAGTGCTGGTATTTTGCCACCCCTGAATGGAATGATGAATAA
- a CDS encoding nucleotidyltransferase family protein, translated as MILAAGLGTRLRPLTNTIPKPLLPVAGTPLIIWNLLLLRTYGIRDVIINLHYLGKMIEEAIGDGSRWDMQVKYSHESILLGTGGGLKAAEWFFEQHPFLVINGDTLIELDVKRLVEFHRTHGGVATLVLRDDPQAAQWGAVDSDAQNRIFRINGRGMSQAELPDALVQRMFAGVHILHPSVLHDAPADKAFSIIDSYTNELARGSKIFGFLHTDYWSDIGTVARYAQAEADAEAGVIFPKT; from the coding sequence ATGATTTTGGCCGCGGGTCTTGGCACTCGCCTTCGTCCCTTGACCAACACGATTCCCAAACCGTTATTGCCGGTTGCGGGGACGCCGCTCATTATTTGGAATTTGTTGTTATTGCGAACATATGGAATTCGGGACGTTATCATCAATCTGCATTATTTAGGTAAAATGATCGAAGAAGCGATCGGGGACGGATCCCGCTGGGACATGCAGGTGAAATATTCCCATGAATCAATCCTGTTAGGAACGGGTGGAGGATTAAAAGCGGCTGAGTGGTTTTTTGAGCAACACCCGTTTTTGGTAATTAATGGGGATACGTTGATCGAGTTGGATGTGAAGAGATTGGTAGAGTTTCATCGGACTCATGGTGGTGTGGCCACGTTAGTGCTTCGCGACGATCCGCAAGCCGCTCAATGGGGGGCCGTAGATTCGGACGCACAAAATCGTATTTTCAGAATAAATGGTCGGGGAATGAGCCAAGCTGAATTGCCTGACGCCCTGGTTCAACGGATGTTTGCGGGCGTTCATATTCTCCATCCTTCTGTCCTCCACGATGCCCCTGCGGATAAGGCGTTTTCCATCATCGACTCCTATACGAATGAGCTTGCGCGGGGTTCCAAAATATTTGGATTTCTTCATACCGACTATTGGTCCGATATTGGAACAGTGGCACGTTATGCTCAGGCGGAAGCCGATGCCGAGGCCGGAGTGATCTTCCCCAAGACCTAA
- a CDS encoding Flp family type IVb pilin, producing the protein MVNQVMRFVNDDEGATAIEYGLLAALIAAVIVTAVTAVGTALSGTFTTISTSVAAPS; encoded by the coding sequence ATGGTTAACCAAGTAATGCGTTTCGTGAATGATGATGAGGGAGCCACCGCGATTGAGTACGGTTTGTTAGCTGCTTTGATTGCCGCAGTGATTGTCACGGCCGTGACTGCTGTAGGGACTGCGCTCAGCGGTACCTTTACTACGATTTCTACCAGTGTTGCGGCTCCGAGCTAA
- a CDS encoding DUF362 domain-containing protein, whose product MITPPTHTGQPTLSRRQLLQACLVGGGLAVSGFSLLHWLAAPRLTAHTFIGHAETYNTDLANLIRQGFQELGITPLEIKGKRILLKPNLVEPHQSLSHINTHPLVVRGTVEAFLSLGATSVVVGEGPGHRHDTLLVLEESGLADVLYEDHISFRDLNTMEGVVMPNLGGQTRMASLTLPRIVKEVDWVVSLAKMKTHHWAGATLSMKNFFGVMPGNYYGWPKNVLHQAGIPQSILDINATLKPQFAIVDGIIGMEGDGPIMGTPVQSGVLVMGRNLPAVDATCCRIMGINPDKIEYLRKADQWLGPIHESLIEQRGESWRSVHRPFALVPEIPAHQGLRSSKL is encoded by the coding sequence ATGATCACTCCACCCACACACACAGGACAGCCAACGCTTTCCAGAAGGCAATTGCTGCAGGCCTGTTTGGTCGGAGGGGGATTAGCTGTTTCAGGGTTTTCCCTGCTTCATTGGTTGGCAGCCCCTCGGCTAACCGCTCACACGTTCATCGGTCATGCGGAAACATATAATACAGACTTGGCGAATCTCATTCGCCAAGGGTTCCAAGAATTGGGAATCACTCCATTAGAGATCAAAGGCAAACGCATTTTGTTAAAACCGAATTTGGTTGAGCCACATCAATCGTTATCGCATATCAATACCCATCCTTTGGTCGTACGAGGAACCGTCGAGGCATTCCTTTCCCTGGGTGCGACGTCTGTCGTCGTAGGTGAAGGGCCAGGACATCGCCACGATACGCTTTTAGTCTTAGAGGAATCCGGCTTGGCAGATGTGCTGTACGAAGATCACATCTCCTTTCGAGATCTGAATACAATGGAGGGGGTTGTTATGCCTAACCTGGGTGGTCAGACAAGGATGGCCTCATTGACCCTTCCTCGAATAGTCAAGGAGGTCGATTGGGTTGTCTCGCTGGCCAAGATGAAAACGCACCATTGGGCTGGTGCGACCCTGTCCATGAAAAATTTTTTTGGCGTGATGCCTGGAAATTATTACGGATGGCCGAAGAATGTGTTACACCAGGCTGGAATCCCGCAGTCCATTTTGGATATCAATGCGACGCTCAAGCCTCAGTTCGCCATTGTCGACGGCATAATCGGAATGGAAGGGGATGGTCCGATAATGGGGACACCTGTCCAATCCGGAGTCCTGGTCATGGGAAGGAATCTTCCGGCCGTCGATGCCACTTGCTGCCGGATTATGGGAATCAATCCAGATAAAATCGAATACCTTCGAAAAGCCGACCAGTGGTTAGGTCCTATTCACGAATCGCTGATTGAACAACGCGGAGAATCTTGGCGATCAGTACACCGCCCTTTCGCCCTGGTCCCGGAGATCCCCGCCCACCAAGGCCTTCGTTCATCTAAGCTTTGA